A window from Prochlorococcus marinus CUG1435 encodes these proteins:
- a CDS encoding ferredoxin:protochlorophyllide reductase (ATP-dependent) subunit N, producing the protein MSKVEFNKETGPREVFCGLTSIVWLHRRMPDAFFLVVGSRTCAHLIQSAAGVMIFAEPRFGTAILEEKDLAGLADAHEELDRVVNDLIARRPEIKTLFLVGSCPSEVIKLDLATVAEKLNKRFLGQVRFVNYSGSGIETTFTQGEDGALKALIPLMESSNEEKLLLVGTLANNVEDRFKKIFRNLGISNIESFPPRQSTELPKIGKNTKVLLTQPYLSDTVRDLKHRGCEIISAPFPLGIEGSTKWFLAAAKAFNISELKVHEIISPLINRAKLALDSHKEILKGKRLFLLPESQLEISLARFLHNECEMDLIEVGTPYLNKDLMKEEINLLPDNTKIVEGQHVEKQLDRVRESNPDLVVCGMGLANPLEAEGISTKWSIEMVFSPIHGIDQAADLAGLFSKPLKRNQILTSKTLVTH; encoded by the coding sequence ATGAGTAAAGTTGAATTTAACAAGGAAACTGGACCGAGAGAAGTTTTTTGCGGTTTAACTTCAATAGTTTGGCTCCACAGAAGAATGCCTGATGCGTTTTTTCTGGTAGTAGGTTCAAGGACATGTGCTCATTTAATTCAGAGCGCTGCTGGAGTTATGATTTTTGCTGAACCAAGATTTGGGACGGCTATTCTTGAAGAAAAAGATCTAGCTGGTCTTGCTGACGCTCATGAAGAATTAGATCGAGTGGTTAATGATCTTATTGCAAGAAGACCAGAAATAAAAACTCTTTTTCTAGTTGGATCTTGTCCAAGTGAAGTAATTAAACTAGATCTTGCAACTGTCGCAGAGAAATTAAATAAAAGATTTTTAGGTCAAGTAAGATTCGTTAATTACTCTGGCAGTGGGATAGAAACAACTTTTACCCAAGGCGAGGATGGCGCCTTAAAAGCTTTAATTCCATTAATGGAGTCATCAAATGAGGAAAAATTATTATTGGTTGGGACTCTCGCAAATAATGTAGAGGATAGGTTTAAAAAGATTTTTAGAAATTTAGGAATTTCAAATATTGAGAGCTTTCCACCACGGCAATCAACAGAATTACCAAAGATTGGCAAAAATACAAAAGTATTATTAACTCAGCCTTATTTAAGTGATACGGTACGAGACCTCAAACATCGGGGTTGTGAAATAATTTCAGCTCCATTTCCTCTAGGTATCGAAGGCAGTACAAAATGGTTTTTAGCTGCTGCCAAAGCTTTCAACATTAGTGAACTTAAAGTTCATGAAATAATTTCGCCTTTAATCAATAGAGCAAAACTTGCTCTTGATTCACACAAAGAAATACTCAAGGGGAAAAGATTATTCCTTCTTCCTGAATCGCAACTAGAGATATCTTTGGCAAGATTCTTGCATAATGAATGCGAAATGGATCTTATAGAGGTAGGTACTCCTTACCTAAATAAGGATTTAATGAAAGAGGAGATTAATTTATTACCTGATAATACAAAAATTGTTGAAGGGCAACATGTAGAAAAACAATTAGATCGAGTGAGAGAATCTAATCCAGACTTAGTAGTTTGTGGCATGGGTTTAGCTAACCCACTTGAGGCGGAGGGGATTAGTACTAAGTGGTCAATAGAAATGGTATTCAGTCCAATTCATGGAATTGATCAAGCCGCAGATTTGGCTGGTCTCTTCTCCAAACCTTTAAAAAGAAATCAAATACTAACTTCAAAAACTTTAGTAACGCATTAA
- a CDS encoding BMC domain-containing protein: MEPTSSLNRGERKKGSSLVTGSEVQSQASGASCFITTDSEKSLVSRQASQVEQIELRTYVFLDSLQPQLAAYMGTVSRGFLPIPGDSCLWMEVSPGMAVHRVTDIALKASNVRLGQMIVERAFGSLALYHKDQSTVLHSGDVVLDAIGSEVRKRTKPSTSWTEVIRAITPDHAVLINRQNRSGSMIQSGMSMFILETEPAGYVLKAANEAEKASNITVVDVKAVGAFGRLTLAGKEGDVEEAAAAAIRAIDEISNY; this comes from the coding sequence ATGGAACCAACTTCTAGTTTAAACAGAGGGGAACGAAAGAAAGGGAGTTCTCTTGTCACAGGATCTGAGGTGCAATCTCAGGCTAGTGGTGCAAGCTGTTTTATTACAACTGACTCAGAAAAGTCTTTGGTATCCAGACAAGCAAGTCAAGTAGAACAAATTGAGTTAAGAACATATGTTTTTTTAGATTCTCTTCAGCCTCAATTGGCGGCATATATGGGAACTGTTAGTAGAGGTTTTTTACCAATCCCTGGAGATTCATGCCTATGGATGGAAGTTTCACCTGGGATGGCCGTGCATAGAGTCACTGATATTGCCTTAAAGGCTAGTAATGTAAGGCTTGGACAGATGATCGTTGAAAGAGCATTTGGTTCTCTTGCTCTTTACCATAAAGATCAAAGTACTGTTTTGCATTCCGGGGATGTTGTTCTAGATGCTATTGGTAGTGAAGTTAGAAAAAGAACCAAACCTTCAACGAGTTGGACAGAAGTTATTCGAGCAATTACTCCAGATCATGCTGTTTTAATTAATAGACAAAACAGAAGTGGATCAATGATTCAATCTGGAATGAGCATGTTTATATTAGAAACTGAACCAGCTGGGTATGTCTTAAAAGCAGCAAATGAAGCAGAAAAAGCATCAAATATAACTGTTGTTGATGTAAAGGCAGTTGGCGCTTTCGGTAGATTAACTCTCGCTGGGAAAGAAGGAGATGTAGAAGAAGCAGCGGCCGCTGCTATAAGAGCAATTGATGAAATTTCAAATTATTGA
- the rdgB gene encoding RdgB/HAM1 family non-canonical purine NTP pyrophosphatase — MNLPVLTIASGNQRKVSEISEMLDVLSLKVQKQPEYLNVEETGNTYFENALLKAKAAALETKTWALADDSGLEVDVLDGRPGIYSARYAKTNDEKIKKLINELSDSPYRSARFISCMVLCDPSGNLVKDTTGICWGEILKNPKYPNGEFESIFWVKESNCVYGELSQSQLNKLGSRGKAAKIMSPYLKKEIGLN, encoded by the coding sequence TTGAACCTTCCAGTTCTAACTATTGCTAGTGGCAATCAAAGAAAAGTATCTGAAATTTCAGAGATGCTGGATGTTTTGTCTTTAAAGGTTCAGAAGCAACCAGAATATTTAAATGTCGAAGAGACTGGAAACACATATTTTGAGAATGCACTTCTAAAAGCAAAAGCAGCTGCTTTAGAGACTAAAACTTGGGCATTAGCTGATGACTCGGGTCTTGAAGTAGATGTTTTAGATGGTCGGCCAGGAATTTATTCTGCTCGATATGCCAAAACTAATGATGAGAAAATTAAAAAATTAATTAATGAACTTTCTGATAGTCCTTATAGGAGTGCAAGATTTATAAGTTGTATGGTTTTGTGCGATCCCTCAGGAAACTTAGTTAAAGATACAACAGGAATATGCTGGGGAGAAATTCTTAAGAACCCCAAATATCCAAACGGGGAATTCGAATCTATTTTTTGGGTAAAAGAGTCTAACTGTGTTTACGGTGAGCTCTCACAATCACAATTAAATAAATTAGGTAGTAGAGGTAAAGCTGCCAAAATTATGTCCCCTTACCTCAAAAAAGAAATTGGTTTAAATTAG
- a CDS encoding BMC domain-containing protein has product MATETMGIALGMIETRGLVPAIEAADAMTKAAEVRLIGREFVGGGYVTVLVRGETGAVNAAVRAGADACERVGDGLVAAHIIARPHREVEPALGNGEFLGQKD; this is encoded by the coding sequence ATGGCTACAGAAACAATGGGTATCGCTCTCGGCATGATCGAGACACGCGGACTTGTACCTGCAATCGAAGCAGCAGACGCAATGACAAAGGCAGCAGAAGTTCGCCTTATTGGTCGTGAATTCGTAGGTGGCGGTTATGTCACAGTATTAGTTAGAGGCGAAACAGGCGCAGTTAACGCAGCTGTAAGAGCTGGTGCTGATGCTTGTGAAAGAGTTGGTGACGGTTTAGTTGCAGCTCACATTATTGCTCGTCCTCATAGAGAAGTTGAACCTGCTCTTGGTAACGGTGAATTTCTTGGTCAAAAGGACTAA
- a CDS encoding form I ribulose bisphosphate carboxylase large subunit, giving the protein MSKKYDAGVKEYRDTYWTPEYVPLDTDLLACFKCTGQEGVPREEVAAAVAAESSTGTWSTVWSELLTDLEFYKGRCYRIEDVPGDPEAFYAFIAYPLDLFEEGSITNVLTSLVGNVFGFKALRHLRLEDIRFPIAFIKTCGGPPNGIVVERDRLNKYGRPLLGCTIKPKLGLSGKNYGRVVYECLRGGLDLTKDDENINSQPFQRWRERFEFVAEAVKLAQRETGEVKGHYLNCTANTPEELYERAEFAKELDMPIIMHDYITGGFTANTGLANWCRKNGMLLHIHRAMHAVIDRHPKHGIHFRVLAKCLRLSGGDQLHTGTVVGKLEGDRQTTLGYIDNLRESFVPEDRSRGNFFDQDWGSMPGVFAVASGGIHVWHMPALLAIFGDDSCLQFGGGTHGHPWGSAAGAAANRVALEACVKARNAGREIEKESRDILMEAAKHSPELAIALETWKEIKFEFDTVDKLDVQG; this is encoded by the coding sequence ATGAGTAAGAAGTATGATGCAGGGGTAAAGGAGTACAGAGATACCTACTGGACTCCTGAATATGTACCCCTAGACACCGATTTATTAGCCTGTTTCAAATGTACAGGTCAAGAAGGTGTTCCCAGAGAAGAAGTTGCAGCAGCTGTTGCCGCTGAATCTTCAACAGGTACTTGGTCAACAGTTTGGTCCGAGTTACTTACAGATTTAGAATTTTATAAAGGACGTTGTTATCGAATCGAAGACGTTCCTGGAGATCCTGAAGCTTTTTATGCTTTTATTGCATATCCTTTAGATCTTTTTGAAGAAGGTTCTATTACAAACGTATTAACATCTCTAGTAGGAAACGTTTTTGGATTTAAAGCTCTAAGACACTTACGTCTAGAAGATATTAGATTCCCAATCGCTTTCATCAAAACTTGCGGCGGTCCACCAAATGGAATCGTAGTTGAAAGAGATCGTCTAAACAAATATGGAAGACCTCTTCTTGGTTGTACCATTAAACCTAAATTAGGATTGTCTGGTAAAAACTATGGTCGAGTTGTATATGAGTGCCTTAGAGGTGGTCTTGATTTAACGAAGGATGACGAGAATATAAACTCTCAGCCATTCCAACGTTGGAGAGAAAGATTTGAGTTTGTTGCAGAAGCAGTTAAACTTGCTCAACGAGAAACTGGAGAAGTTAAAGGTCACTATCTAAACTGTACTGCTAACACTCCTGAAGAACTCTACGAAAGAGCTGAATTTGCAAAAGAGCTAGATATGCCAATCATCATGCATGATTATATAACTGGTGGTTTTACTGCAAATACTGGATTAGCAAACTGGTGTCGTAAAAATGGCATGCTTCTTCATATTCATAGAGCGATGCATGCTGTTATTGATAGACATCCAAAACACGGTATCCATTTCAGGGTTCTAGCAAAATGTTTGAGACTCTCCGGAGGAGATCAATTACATACTGGAACAGTTGTTGGAAAACTAGAAGGTGATCGTCAAACAACTCTTGGTTACATAGACAACTTAAGAGAGTCATTTGTTCCTGAAGATAGATCAAGAGGTAACTTCTTTGATCAAGATTGGGGTTCAATGCCAGGAGTATTTGCCGTCGCATCAGGTGGTATTCACGTATGGCATATGCCTGCACTCTTAGCAATTTTTGGAGATGATTCTTGTCTTCAGTTCGGTGGAGGAACACATGGTCATCCATGGGGTTCAGCCGCTGGAGCTGCAGCTAACAGAGTTGCTTTAGAAGCTTGTGTAAAAGCACGTAATGCTGGTCGCGAAATCGAAAAAGAGAGTAGAGACATTCTTATGGAAGCTGCTAAGCATAGTCCTGAATTAGCTATTGCTCTAGAAACTTGGAAGGAAATTAAGTTTGAGTTTGACACTGTCGACAAGCTTGATGTTCAGGGTTAA
- a CDS encoding ribulose bisphosphate carboxylase small subunit, with protein MPFQSTVSDYQTVATLETFGFLPPMTQEEIYDQIAYIIAQGWSPVIEHVHPSGCMQTYWSYWKLPFFGEKDLNLIVSELEACHRAYPDHHVRIIGYDAYTQSQGTAFVVFQGR; from the coding sequence ATGCCTTTCCAGAGCACAGTAAGCGACTATCAAACAGTTGCAACCCTGGAAACATTCGGTTTTTTACCACCGATGACCCAGGAAGAAATATATGACCAAATTGCGTACATAATTGCTCAAGGTTGGAGTCCTGTTATTGAGCATGTTCATCCTAGTGGATGTATGCAAACTTATTGGTCTTATTGGAAACTCCCATTTTTTGGGGAAAAAGATCTTAACTTGATCGTGAGCGAATTAGAGGCATGCCATAGAGCATACCCTGATCATCATGTAAGAATCATCGGATACGATGCTTACACTCAAAGTCAAGGAACAGCTTTTGTAGTTTTCCAAGGACGTTAA
- a CDS encoding CsoS2 family carboxysome shell protein, with product MSKKTSREIALERRKAMSDSGKKAAAYSSTTKDRVRSSQDIQISGTQSSHNNISKPATKHIPKTQVNRNSSTTLSSKELVIERRKAMSTHGKSAITSSDRTRTDVKKESPVNTVKTTTSENQEVQNSHNTEIKTSKPNVKRRINQKRKPITNTSRDIVLARREAQSKHGKSATKQNTSAASLARRGDPDLSSREISQRVRELRSKTGATGKKGNGKCRPCGPNKNGAKQNIADASWKVGKSETDSGQIVTGTQANRSVKTTGNEASTCRTVTGTQYMGSEVIDQFCQDRPSYKQPLRSTVTSTTSGNKVTGNEVGRSDSVTGDEPGTCKNLTGTEYVSSNQSQKYCGDVPKNPSKVKHSTTTDGLKVSGSLPGRSTLVTGDESGSGQQLTGDQYLGSEPNPKGKAFEKVGSYNTLNGNNVTGTGVGRSDHMTGNEHGSCKNVTGDEYIGSQQYEKFCGSKPKPEARKVGLSLSSKSNLISGTMTGRSEIVTGDEPGSCKVLTGTPYAGLDQINENCSTEISEDMKSRATVNSGNNSNARLTGQQPGIGGVMTGAKKGACKNLTGTPYVGGDQLSQACDNPPHDAAYANPEKSAANSWNEFSVKSPSRDKYSEKNTQGVTGNEYENGSKVTGPFDMAVDKVTGTEKFRFEPNKNITYKQKMEIEEADRAAKTPEKRVASRITGEGQSVGNVTGDDWDRGDKVTGTEGASSRKRNPSRAGFMSAMPPMDVKRNEETEKPDFLITGSSGNTREGQLVTFSGGARG from the coding sequence ATGTCAAAAAAAACCAGTAGAGAGATTGCACTAGAAAGAAGAAAGGCGATGAGTGATAGCGGTAAAAAAGCCGCTGCTTATTCTTCAACTACCAAAGATAGAGTTCGATCTTCTCAAGATATACAGATTTCTGGGACTCAGTCTTCTCATAATAATATTTCTAAACCAGCTACAAAACATATTCCAAAAACTCAAGTAAACAGAAATTCTTCAACAACTTTATCTAGTAAAGAGTTAGTAATAGAGAGAAGAAAAGCAATGTCTACCCATGGGAAATCAGCTATAACTTCATCTGATAGAACCCGTACTGATGTTAAAAAAGAAAGTCCTGTAAACACAGTTAAAACTACCACAAGCGAAAATCAAGAAGTTCAAAATTCACATAATACAGAAATTAAAACATCAAAACCAAACGTTAAAAGAAGAATTAATCAGAAGAGAAAGCCTATTACCAATACAAGTAGAGATATTGTTTTAGCGAGAAGAGAAGCTCAATCTAAACATGGTAAATCAGCAACTAAACAAAATACTAGTGCCGCTTCCTTAGCTAGAAGGGGAGACCCAGATTTAAGTAGTAGAGAAATTTCTCAGAGAGTGAGAGAGCTAAGAAGTAAAACTGGTGCCACAGGCAAAAAAGGTAATGGTAAATGTAGACCATGTGGTCCAAATAAAAATGGTGCCAAACAAAATATTGCAGATGCTAGCTGGAAAGTTGGTAAAAGTGAAACTGATTCAGGTCAAATAGTTACTGGAACTCAAGCTAATAGATCTGTAAAAACTACAGGTAATGAAGCAAGTACATGCAGAACTGTAACTGGTACCCAATATATGGGATCAGAAGTTATTGATCAATTTTGTCAAGATAGACCAAGTTATAAACAACCACTTAGATCTACTGTTACCTCTACAACATCAGGTAATAAAGTAACTGGAAATGAAGTTGGTAGATCTGATAGTGTTACAGGCGATGAGCCAGGAACTTGTAAAAACCTTACAGGTACTGAATATGTATCTTCTAATCAGTCGCAGAAGTATTGTGGTGATGTCCCAAAAAATCCTTCAAAGGTTAAACACAGCACTACAACCGATGGATTAAAAGTATCTGGATCACTTCCTGGTAGATCAACCCTAGTTACTGGAGATGAATCAGGTTCTGGACAACAATTAACTGGAGATCAATATCTTGGCTCTGAGCCAAATCCAAAAGGTAAAGCATTTGAAAAAGTAGGCAGTTACAACACTCTTAATGGGAATAATGTAACTGGTACAGGGGTTGGAAGATCAGACCATATGACAGGCAATGAACATGGGAGTTGTAAGAATGTAACTGGCGATGAGTACATAGGATCTCAACAATATGAGAAGTTTTGCGGTTCAAAACCAAAACCAGAAGCCAGAAAAGTAGGTTTAAGCCTTTCTTCAAAGTCAAATTTAATAAGCGGCACTATGACAGGAAGATCAGAAATAGTAACTGGAGATGAACCAGGTTCATGCAAAGTGTTAACAGGAACACCATACGCAGGCTTAGATCAGATTAATGAAAATTGTAGTACTGAGATTTCAGAAGATATGAAATCCCGAGCAACAGTTAATTCTGGAAATAATTCAAATGCCAGACTTACAGGACAGCAACCAGGAATTGGCGGAGTAATGACAGGTGCTAAGAAAGGTGCTTGTAAAAATCTAACAGGTACTCCCTATGTTGGTGGAGATCAGCTCTCACAAGCTTGTGATAATCCTCCACATGATGCGGCTTATGCGAATCCGGAAAAGTCGGCAGCTAACTCTTGGAACGAATTCTCTGTTAAATCTCCATCAAGAGATAAATATTCTGAAAAAAATACTCAAGGAGTTACAGGTAATGAATATGAAAATGGTTCAAAGGTAACAGGGCCTTTTGATATGGCAGTTGATAAGGTCACTGGCACTGAAAAATTTAGATTTGAACCGAATAAAAATATTACTTATAAACAAAAAATGGAAATTGAAGAGGCAGACCGTGCTGCAAAAACACCAGAAAAAAGAGTCGCATCAAGGATTACTGGTGAAGGTCAATCAGTAGGAAACGTAACTGGTGATGATTGGGATCGCGGCGATAAGGTAACAGGTACAGAGGGAGCTTCTTCTAGAAAGAGAAATCCATCAAGAGCAGGATTCATGAGCGCAATGCCCCCTATGGATGTTAAAAGAAATGAGGAAACAGAAAAACCAGATTTCTTGATAACTGGATCTAGTGGAAATACTCGTGAAGGACAACTTGTTACCTTTTCAGGTGGTGCAAGAGGTTAA
- a CDS encoding carboxysome shell carbonic anhydrase: MPLRGLAKAKNFTLGPTAPMKTFTENVHTQSKESNNFRNSGKSHKLTNNIQNENLFRYESKIKSDFDEIVPTLKEIARIQHHEDFINKAQKISRKNLGIDLPLHVLDKSWVKPLDMRALYAWCAFKQHEKLSDNFFNNDPLEGAAGSRDAEDFEKFLLDCGIHLLDITPCSDGRLAHSVAYVMRIPFSSVRRRSHAGALFDIENTVNRWVKTEHKRYRENVPNEAHKDTRYLKVVTYHFSSVDPLHQGCAAHGSNDELAAAEGRNKLYAFKEAVENSFCCGASVDLMLIGLDTDTDSLKIHLSTSDGAIDLEKTISTLEIYNSTINFSREDAEREICQTISKQSSKDKLSGLEKFTYKLIVNNISQIDYVKSFHNGSYEDIGHAERFIGVGIGFKEVHLRNLTYFAHLDTVEEGAPDLDVGVKIFTGLNVSQDLPIPVVIRFDYSGKVPGAKERAINDCERVNNAISIRYKNLVDQGLLHTCSTIRDRDNIHSAQIIGMSLDKKTEEAH; this comes from the coding sequence ATGCCTTTAAGAGGACTGGCTAAAGCCAAGAACTTCACATTGGGGCCAACAGCTCCAATGAAAACTTTTACTGAAAATGTCCATACACAAAGTAAAGAATCAAATAATTTCCGAAATTCTGGAAAGTCTCATAAATTAACCAATAATATCCAAAATGAAAATCTATTTAGGTATGAAAGCAAAATAAAAAGTGATTTTGATGAAATTGTTCCAACTCTCAAGGAAATTGCTCGAATTCAACATCACGAAGATTTTATAAATAAGGCACAGAAAATATCAAGAAAAAATTTGGGAATAGATTTACCCCTACATGTATTAGATAAATCTTGGGTTAAACCTCTTGATATGAGAGCTTTATATGCATGGTGTGCTTTCAAACAGCATGAGAAACTAAGCGACAATTTTTTTAACAATGATCCACTTGAAGGTGCCGCTGGAAGTAGGGATGCGGAAGACTTTGAAAAATTCCTCTTAGATTGTGGAATACATTTACTTGATATAACTCCTTGTTCAGATGGAAGATTAGCTCATTCAGTTGCTTATGTAATGAGAATACCTTTTAGTTCAGTAAGAAGAAGATCCCATGCTGGAGCACTGTTTGATATTGAAAATACCGTTAATCGATGGGTAAAAACTGAACATAAAAGATATAGAGAGAATGTTCCTAATGAAGCTCATAAAGATACCAGGTACTTAAAAGTTGTAACTTATCACTTTAGTTCAGTAGATCCTTTGCATCAGGGATGCGCAGCTCATGGGAGTAATGACGAGTTAGCTGCAGCAGAAGGTAGAAATAAATTATATGCTTTCAAAGAGGCTGTAGAGAATAGCTTTTGCTGCGGAGCTTCTGTGGATTTAATGTTAATTGGACTTGATACAGACACTGATTCATTAAAAATACATTTATCAACTAGCGATGGCGCTATAGATTTAGAAAAAACTATTTCTACATTAGAAATTTATAATTCAACAATAAATTTCTCAAGAGAGGATGCAGAAAGAGAAATTTGCCAGACAATTTCTAAGCAATCTTCAAAAGATAAACTCAGTGGACTGGAAAAATTTACGTATAAATTAATTGTCAATAATATTTCTCAAATTGATTATGTTAAGAGTTTTCATAATGGTTCTTATGAAGATATTGGACATGCAGAGAGGTTTATTGGAGTAGGTATAGGTTTCAAAGAAGTACATCTCAGGAATTTAACTTATTTTGCTCATTTAGATACAGTCGAAGAAGGGGCTCCAGATTTAGATGTAGGAGTGAAGATTTTTACTGGATTAAATGTTTCTCAAGATCTACCTATTCCGGTAGTAATAAGATTTGATTACTCTGGAAAAGTCCCCGGCGCAAAAGAGAGGGCAATAAATGATTGTGAAAGAGTTAATAATGCGATATCAATTAGATATAAAAATTTAGTTGATCAAGGGTTGTTACACACTTGCTCTACTATTAGAGATAGGGACAACATTCATTCCGCCCAAATTATTGGAATGTCTTTAGATAAAAAAACAGAGGAGGCTCACTAA
- a CDS encoding carboxysome peptide A, with protein MLICKVVKPLVSTNRIPGFEHKHLQVVLDGSSSKVAVDAVGCKPGDWVICVGSSAAREAAGSKSYPSDLTIVGIIDHWDPDKS; from the coding sequence ATGTTAATTTGCAAGGTTGTAAAACCACTTGTTTCTACCAATAGGATTCCTGGTTTTGAACATAAACATCTGCAGGTTGTATTAGATGGTTCTTCAAGTAAAGTTGCAGTTGATGCTGTTGGCTGTAAGCCAGGAGATTGGGTTATTTGTGTTGGAAGTTCTGCAGCTAGGGAAGCAGCGGGAAGTAAATCATATCCAAGCGATTTAACGATTGTTGGAATAATTGATCATTGGGATCCTGACAAGTCATAA
- a CDS encoding carboxysome peptide B, whose product MEIMKVLGRMVCTQRVAGLGHMNLRILENNKGKKVVAVDPVGAREGNWVFTSSGSAARFACPNPEVQTDLTIGGIIDYWEID is encoded by the coding sequence GTGGAAATTATGAAGGTACTTGGAAGGATGGTATGCACTCAAAGAGTCGCTGGCTTAGGTCATATGAATTTACGAATTTTAGAAAATAATAAAGGAAAGAAAGTAGTTGCTGTTGATCCAGTTGGAGCAAGAGAAGGTAACTGGGTTTTTACTTCTAGTGGCTCTGCCGCTAGATTTGCATGCCCTAATCCAGAAGTTCAAACCGATTTAACAATTGGAGGTATTATTGATTATTGGGAGATTGACTAA
- a CDS encoding 4a-hydroxytetrahydrobiopterin dehydratase, whose amino-acid sequence MWNERESPLRIEKRFEFKQYSKISKFMEKIEKLCKERDIYPNISFGKTFVSLSIFLDNKEISDMEKDFSKDIDKYYLED is encoded by the coding sequence ATGTGGAATGAAAGAGAATCACCTTTGAGGATTGAAAAAAGATTTGAATTTAAACAGTACTCAAAAATTAGTAAATTCATGGAGAAAATTGAGAAATTATGTAAAGAAAGAGATATCTATCCAAATATCAGCTTCGGTAAGACTTTTGTAAGTCTTTCAATTTTTTTAGATAATAAAGAAATATCAGACATGGAAAAAGACTTTTCAAAGGATATTGATAAATATTATTTAGAAGATTAG
- a CDS encoding DUF3136 domain-containing protein: protein MSAAKLNIDELEAGYPLFCKALRLLILKGNSVKDIEKTVCWSHLETLNRCLPGRYKAPTYLMALIKRDIAKPNSY, encoded by the coding sequence ATGTCAGCAGCAAAGCTAAATATAGATGAACTAGAAGCAGGTTATCCTTTATTTTGCAAAGCTCTTAGACTATTAATTCTAAAAGGTAACTCAGTTAAAGATATAGAAAAGACAGTGTGTTGGAGTCATCTCGAAACTTTAAATAGATGTCTACCTGGTAGATATAAAGCCCCAACATATTTAATGGCCTTAATCAAAAGAGATATTGCAAAGCCAAATAGTTATTAA
- a CDS encoding RidA family protein, which yields MSSKQVIKTSNAPDPVGPYNQAIKAGNFIYCSGQIAIDPALNEITCLGDIEKETIQVLKNLAAVLKAGGAKIEDVIKTTIYLTDLSNFQIVNKIYSDFFNVENPPARACVEVSSLPKGVLVEIDCVAFLD from the coding sequence ATGTCCTCAAAACAAGTAATTAAAACATCAAATGCTCCAGATCCAGTCGGACCTTATAATCAAGCAATAAAAGCTGGGAATTTTATCTATTGTTCTGGTCAAATTGCTATAGACCCAGCTTTAAATGAGATAACATGTTTAGGTGATATTGAGAAGGAAACTATTCAAGTTTTAAAAAATCTCGCAGCAGTTCTTAAAGCTGGTGGAGCAAAAATAGAGGATGTAATAAAAACGACAATTTACTTAACTGACTTAAGTAATTTTCAAATTGTCAATAAAATATATAGTGATTTTTTCAATGTAGAGAATCCTCCTGCAAGGGCCTGTGTGGAAGTTTCATCTTTACCAAAAGGAGTTTTAGTTGAGATAGATTGCGTCGCATTTCTAGATTAA